Genomic segment of Ralstonia pickettii:
GTGATCGAGAACTTCCGCCCGGGTCTGATGGAAAGCTGGGGACTGGGCTGGGAGCAACTCTCGGCCATCAACCCGAAGCTGGTGATGGTGCGCATTTCGGGTTACGGGCAGAGCGGCCCGTACCGCGAGCGGCCCGGCTTTGCTGCGATTGCCGAGTCGATGGGTGGCCTGCGCTACCTGTCTGGCTACGCCGACCGGCCTCCGGTACGCGTGGGCGTGAGCCTGGGCGATTCGCTGGCGTCCCTCTACGGCGTGATTGGTGCGCTGCTGGCCATGCATCACGTCAAGGCCAATCGCGGCACCGGGCAGTTCATCGACGTGGCGCTGTACGAAGCGGTGTTCGGGATCATGGAAAGCCTGATCCCCGAGTATGCGATGTTCGAGCACGTGCGCGAGCGCACCGGTTCAAGCCTGCCGGGCATTTCGCCCTCCAACACCTACCTGTGTGCCGACGGCAACTACGTGATCATCGCGGGCAACGGCGACGGCATCTTCAAGCGCCTGATGCAGGCCATCGGCCTGCCGGAGTTTGCGGAGGACGCGCGCTTTGCCGACAACGCCAGGCGCGTCCAGCACAACGATCTGCTCGACGGGGTGATCGGCGAATGGACCGCGCGTCATCCGATCGACGCTGTGCTGCAGGTGCTGGAGCAAGCCGATGTGCCGAGCGGGCGCATCTATACCGCCGCCGACATCGCACGCGATCCGCAATATGCGGCGCGTGGCATGATCGAGCGCCACACCTTGCCCGATGGCCAGCCTATCGACTTGCCGGGCATCGTGCCCAAGCTGTCCGCCACGCCGGGCAGCACGCGCTGGGTCGGCCCCGAACTGGGTGAGCACACCGACGAGGTGCTGCACGCGCTCGGACTCGATGCTGCCGCGCTCGACAGCCTGCGCGCCGAAGGCATCATCTGACAGCGGGATCGCACATGACACCTCAGACCTTGTTCGCAAAGCTGTGGCAACGCCACGCCGTGCGTGATACCGACGATGGCCACACGCTGCTTTACATCGACCTGCATCTGGTCAATGAAGTGACCAGCCCGCAGGCGTTCGAAGGACTGCGCATCAGCCGGTTGCACCCGTGGCGGCCCGCCTCGGTGCTGGCCACCGAAGACCATAACGTGCCGACCGCCAACCGCGCCGCCGGCATTACCGATGACATCGCGCGGCGTCAGGTCGAGGCGCTGCGCAGCAACTGCGCGCGCTTCGGCATTACCGAATACCCGATGCAGGACGCGCGTCAGGGCATCCTGCACGTGATCGGGCCGGAGCAGGGGGCCACGCTGCCAGGCATGACGATCGTCTGCGGCGATTCGCATACCACCACGCACGGCGCATTCGCCACGCTGGCATTCGGTATCGGGACGTCCGAAATCGAACACGTGCTGGCCACGCAATGCCTGATCGTCAAAAAGATGAAGACGATGCGCGTGCTGGTGGAGGGCGACCTGTCGCCCGGCGTGACTTCCAAGGACGTGGCGCTTGCGCTGATCGGCCGTATCGGCACCGCGGGCGCCACCGGGTATGCCATCGAATTTGCCGGCTCGGCCATCTCTGCGATGAGCATGGATGCACG
This window contains:
- a CDS encoding CaiB/BaiF CoA transferase family protein, with product MAQPDQPLPLQGIKVIELGSLIAGPYAGTLLAQFGAEVIKIETPVNGDPLRKWRKLHDGTSLWWYSQSRNKKSVTLNLKSERAQQIVRDLVKDADVVIENFRPGLMESWGLGWEQLSAINPKLVMVRISGYGQSGPYRERPGFAAIAESMGGLRYLSGYADRPPVRVGVSLGDSLASLYGVIGALLAMHHVKANRGTGQFIDVALYEAVFGIMESLIPEYAMFEHVRERTGSSLPGISPSNTYLCADGNYVIIAGNGDGIFKRLMQAIGLPEFAEDARFADNARRVQHNDLLDGVIGEWTARHPIDAVLQVLEQADVPSGRIYTAADIARDPQYAARGMIERHTLPDGQPIDLPGIVPKLSATPGSTRWVGPELGEHTDEVLHALGLDAAALDSLRAEGII